A part of Planococcus sp. MB-3u-03 genomic DNA contains:
- a CDS encoding DivIVA domain-containing protein: MPLSPLDIHNKEFSRAFRGYQEDEVNEFLEQIMKDYEKVIKERTEMEERMKSTDERMGHFTNLETTLQKSIFVAQEASEEVRRNAQKEADLIVQEAEKNADRIVNESLAKARRIATEIEELKKQSKIFRNRFKMLVEAQLDLIETEDWNTLLEYDLDTDNIDQIEKNEAGSAKE, encoded by the coding sequence ATGCCTTTATCACCATTAGATATACATAATAAAGAGTTCAGCCGCGCATTCCGCGGTTATCAAGAAGATGAGGTCAATGAATTCCTCGAACAGATCATGAAAGATTACGAAAAAGTCATTAAAGAACGGACTGAAATGGAAGAGCGCATGAAATCCACGGATGAGCGCATGGGCCATTTCACCAATCTGGAAACGACTTTGCAGAAATCGATCTTCGTCGCTCAGGAAGCGTCAGAAGAAGTCCGCCGCAACGCCCAGAAAGAAGCGGATTTGATCGTTCAGGAAGCGGAGAAGAATGCAGACCGCATCGTCAATGAATCTTTGGCGAAAGCACGCCGCATCGCGACCGAAATCGAAGAGTTGAAAAAACAGTCGAAGATTTTCCGCAACCGCTTCAAGATGCTGGTGGAAGCCCAGTTGGATTTGATCGAAACGGAAGATTGGAACACATTGCTTGAATACGACCTGGACACGGATAATATCGACCAGATCGAAAAGAATGAAGCCGGAAGCGCCAAGGAATAA
- a CDS encoding YlmH family RNA-binding protein encodes MEEIFQHFRKDEQQFIEQASDWLRDVEDMYAPKLTDFLDPRQRFIVKSLIGAQEVEMAASGLFSQAERQRVLLHPAYYVPEESDFQVTMFELRYPVKFVTLKHPDILGALMSLGLERGKFGDIRIGEGTVQLAVMAEVAPYLRANFISAGKVKVQLEEVTDPADYLPVIEEWTEEAHTVSSLRLDTVMSSVYKISRQKAAALISGGKVKVNWTAQESVSFELHESDLISARGLGRVQIIAIEGRTKKDKIRLQVGKLELKK; translated from the coding sequence ATGGAAGAGATATTCCAGCATTTCAGAAAAGATGAACAACAATTTATCGAACAGGCATCGGACTGGCTGCGAGATGTAGAAGATATGTATGCGCCGAAGCTGACGGACTTTCTGGACCCGCGCCAGCGTTTTATCGTCAAATCGCTGATCGGCGCCCAGGAAGTGGAAATGGCGGCGTCCGGCTTGTTCAGCCAGGCAGAGCGCCAGCGCGTGTTGTTACATCCCGCGTATTATGTCCCGGAAGAAAGTGATTTCCAAGTCACCATGTTTGAGCTGCGTTATCCGGTTAAATTCGTTACATTGAAGCATCCGGACATTCTTGGTGCGCTCATGTCGCTCGGTTTGGAACGTGGGAAATTCGGGGATATCCGGATTGGTGAAGGGACCGTACAGCTCGCGGTGATGGCAGAAGTCGCCCCGTATTTGCGCGCTAACTTCATCAGCGCCGGAAAAGTGAAAGTCCAGCTCGAAGAAGTGACCGATCCCGCCGACTATCTTCCGGTCATCGAGGAGTGGACGGAAGAAGCGCATACGGTCAGTTCGCTGCGGCTCGACACGGTCATGAGCTCGGTCTATAAAATTTCCCGCCAAAAAGCAGCCGCATTGATTAGCGGCGGCAAAGTGAAAGTCAATTGGACAGCACAAGAAAGTGTCTCGTTCGAATTGCACGAATCCGATTTGATTTCAGCGAGAGGGCTCGGGCGGGTGCAAATCATCGCAATCGAAGGACGGACGAAGAAGGACAAGATCCGCCTGCAGGTCGGTAAATTGGAATTGAAAAAATAA
- a CDS encoding YggT family protein, giving the protein MYLLVNLLLSAINIYFYILIISVFMSWVPSIKESAFGQMISRITDPYLDIFRRFIPPIGMIDISPIVAIFTLSLASQGIITLADYLL; this is encoded by the coding sequence ATGTATCTTCTTGTAAATTTATTATTGAGCGCTATAAACATCTACTTTTATATCCTGATTATCAGCGTCTTCATGAGCTGGGTGCCGAGCATCAAGGAATCCGCGTTCGGGCAGATGATCTCCCGGATTACTGATCCTTATCTGGATATTTTCCGCCGCTTCATCCCGCCGATCGGCATGATCGATATCTCGCCGATCGTGGCAATTTTCACGTTGAGCCTCGCGAGCCAAGGAATCATTACATTGGCTGATTACCTTCTCTGA
- a CDS encoding cell division protein SepF, which translates to MSMKDKFKNFFYLDEYEEEPVQEERKQRPVQRYEKPAPAAAEQPQKKAIKAPKPVKERRENLEEPTVQNLVNLQNSSASSSKVSLAEPRVYAEAQDIAESLKTKQAVVVNLQRIERDQGLRIIDFLSGTVYALGGDIQRIGTDIFLCVPDTVEVDGAISDYYHDDQQ; encoded by the coding sequence ATGAGCATGAAGGATAAATTCAAAAATTTCTTTTATCTGGACGAGTACGAGGAAGAGCCCGTCCAGGAAGAACGCAAGCAACGGCCCGTGCAGCGTTATGAAAAACCCGCACCGGCAGCTGCCGAACAGCCGCAAAAGAAAGCAATAAAAGCACCAAAGCCAGTGAAAGAACGCCGTGAGAATTTGGAGGAACCTACCGTGCAGAATTTAGTCAATTTGCAGAATTCATCTGCTTCTTCATCGAAAGTCAGCTTAGCGGAACCGCGTGTCTATGCGGAAGCGCAGGATATTGCAGAGAGCCTGAAAACAAAACAGGCCGTCGTGGTCAACTTGCAGCGCATTGAACGGGACCAGGGCCTCCGGATCATCGATTTCCTGAGCGGCACCGTCTATGCACTGGGTGGGGACATTCAGCGCATCGGGACCGACATTTTCCTCTGTGTGCCAGACACGGTCGAAGTGGATGGCGCCATCTCCGACTATTATCACGACGATCAACAATAG
- a CDS encoding YggS family pyridoxal phosphate-dependent enzyme, whose product MKAIKPKFEEMAHTLNQIHSGIEIVAVTKQVGVNRTQEAVDAGIRHLGENRPEGLKLKHGEIKGDVAWHYIGTLQSRKVKEVIGLIDYLHSLDRLSLAKEIQKRADHPVNCFIQVNVSGEDSKSGFSPEEVPAFIESLKEFDKVHVVGLMTMAPNTADETLLRATFKGLKDLQLQIAANNWEHAPCTELSMGMSNDYLIAAEEGATFVRVGTALVGSESEAER is encoded by the coding sequence ATGAAAGCGATTAAACCGAAATTTGAAGAAATGGCCCATACATTAAATCAAATCCATAGCGGCATTGAAATCGTCGCAGTCACTAAACAAGTCGGAGTCAATAGAACCCAGGAAGCTGTCGATGCGGGCATCCGCCATCTCGGCGAAAACCGCCCGGAAGGCCTCAAGCTGAAGCATGGGGAGATTAAAGGCGATGTCGCTTGGCATTATATCGGTACGCTTCAGTCTCGGAAAGTCAAAGAAGTGATCGGCCTCATCGATTATCTTCATTCACTGGACCGTCTGAGTTTGGCGAAAGAAATCCAAAAACGAGCCGATCACCCTGTCAATTGCTTTATCCAAGTCAATGTTTCAGGCGAGGATTCCAAAAGCGGCTTTTCTCCTGAGGAAGTTCCCGCTTTTATCGAATCTTTGAAGGAATTCGATAAGGTGCATGTGGTCGGGTTGATGACCATGGCGCCGAACACAGCAGATGAAACTTTATTGAGAGCGACATTTAAAGGATTGAAAGACTTGCAGCTGCAAATCGCAGCGAATAACTGGGAGCACGCCCCTTGCACAGAATTGTCGATGGGCATGTCGAACGATTACCTGATTGCGGCAGAAGAAGGCGCGACATTTGTCCGCGTCGGGACCGCTTTGGTAGGGTCGGAAAGTGAGGCGGAAAGATGA
- the ftsZ gene encoding cell division protein FtsZ: MLEFDTNIDALAVIKVIGVGGGGNNAVNRMIEHGVQGVEFIAVNTDAQALNLSKAETRLQIGGKLTRGLGAGANPDVGKKAAEESKEQIEEALRGADMVFVTAGMGGGTGTGAAPVIAGIAKELGALTVGVVTRPFTFEGRKRSTQAIGGIATMKESVDTLIVIPNDRLLEIVDKNTPMLEAFREADNVLRQGVQGISDLIAVPGLINLDFADVKTIMSNKGSALMGIGVSSGENRAAEAAKKAVSSPLLEVSVDGAKGVLMNITGGSNLSLYEVQEAADIVASASDEEVNMIFGSVINDNLKDEIVVTVIATGFNEEQLNPAGRAPRGSGLNANRIQSIQQQNPAPSIREARREEQSQRREEQTPYYNQEPQRQDKQSEDALDIPTFLRNRQKRR, translated from the coding sequence ATGTTGGAATTTGATACAAATATCGATGCATTAGCCGTAATTAAAGTCATTGGTGTCGGTGGCGGCGGAAACAACGCAGTCAACCGGATGATCGAACATGGAGTTCAAGGGGTGGAATTCATCGCTGTCAACACAGATGCGCAAGCCTTGAACCTTTCGAAAGCGGAAACACGCCTGCAAATCGGCGGAAAACTGACGCGCGGCCTTGGCGCCGGCGCTAACCCGGATGTCGGGAAAAAAGCAGCGGAAGAAAGCAAAGAACAGATCGAAGAAGCTTTGCGCGGAGCCGATATGGTCTTCGTAACTGCCGGCATGGGTGGAGGCACTGGTACGGGTGCAGCACCTGTCATCGCAGGAATCGCAAAAGAGCTTGGCGCATTGACAGTGGGCGTCGTCACTCGCCCGTTCACATTCGAAGGGCGCAAGCGTTCGACTCAGGCTATCGGCGGAATCGCGACGATGAAAGAATCAGTCGATACATTGATCGTCATCCCGAACGACCGTCTACTCGAAATCGTCGACAAGAACACGCCGATGCTTGAAGCATTCCGTGAAGCGGATAATGTCCTTCGCCAAGGTGTACAAGGCATCTCTGATTTGATCGCAGTTCCTGGTCTTATCAACCTTGACTTCGCCGACGTGAAAACGATCATGTCGAACAAAGGCTCAGCACTTATGGGTATCGGTGTCTCTTCTGGAGAAAACCGCGCTGCCGAAGCTGCGAAAAAAGCTGTATCGAGCCCATTGCTTGAAGTATCTGTCGATGGAGCAAAAGGCGTCTTGATGAACATTACAGGCGGTTCGAACTTGAGCTTGTATGAAGTACAAGAAGCAGCCGATATCGTTGCATCCGCTTCTGATGAAGAAGTGAACATGATCTTCGGTTCCGTCATCAACGACAACTTGAAAGATGAAATCGTGGTAACGGTCATCGCTACAGGATTCAACGAAGAACAATTGAACCCAGCTGGACGCGCACCGCGTGGATCTGGATTGAACGCGAACCGCATCCAATCGATCCAGCAGCAAAACCCGGCTCCTTCCATCCGTGAAGCACGCCGCGAAGAACAGTCCCAGCGCCGCGAAGAGCAAACTCCTTACTACAACCAAGAGCCTCAGCGCCAGGATAAGCAAAGTGAAGATGCACTTGATATCCCGACATTCTTGCGCAACAGACAAAAACGCCGTTAA
- the ftsA gene encoding cell division protein FtsA produces MSQSELYVSLDIGSSSVKVLIGEMTNKSLHVIGVGNVKSNGIKKGAIVDIDATVQSIKKAVDQAERMIGKEIHEVVLGIPANQVALQPVKGIVAVNSENREITDEDLERVLEAAQVMSIPPERELVNIIPEEYVVDHLGEIKDPRGMIGIRLEMDGTMVTTSKTVLHNVLRCVERAGLEIREIYVQPLVAGSYALTEDEKNHGTACIDIGGGSTSIAVFRDGHLRAASVIPVGGDHVTKDLSIVLKTPTEQAEKIKLEHGHAFFDDASEEEVFEVPVIGSDSREQYSQKYISEIIGVRMEELFELILDELYRLGIDELPGGVVLTGGMAKMDGLPELARSILQTRVRLFTPEFIGVREPQYTTAVGLIQYAYAEDLFYGNVGHSSATAHSQKPEYVEQQPKKQKQPKQPKQDNEGVVSKAKKMFDRFFE; encoded by the coding sequence TTGAGTCAATCAGAATTATATGTAAGTTTGGATATCGGGTCTTCCTCCGTCAAAGTATTGATCGGGGAAATGACCAATAAATCGTTGCACGTCATCGGCGTTGGCAACGTCAAATCTAATGGAATTAAAAAAGGTGCGATTGTTGATATAGATGCAACTGTCCAGTCCATTAAAAAAGCTGTCGATCAGGCAGAGCGCATGATCGGCAAAGAAATCCACGAAGTCGTGCTGGGCATTCCAGCTAACCAAGTGGCATTGCAGCCCGTTAAAGGAATCGTTGCTGTAAACAGCGAGAACCGTGAAATCACAGACGAAGACCTAGAACGTGTTTTGGAAGCGGCACAAGTAATGTCGATCCCACCGGAACGTGAGCTGGTCAACATCATTCCTGAAGAATATGTCGTCGACCACCTCGGCGAAATCAAAGACCCTAGAGGCATGATCGGCATCCGTCTTGAAATGGATGGTACAATGGTGACGACTTCGAAAACGGTCTTGCACAATGTGCTTCGCTGTGTTGAACGCGCGGGCCTTGAAATCCGCGAGATATACGTCCAGCCGCTAGTAGCTGGAAGCTATGCGTTGACGGAAGATGAGAAAAACCACGGAACGGCCTGCATCGATATTGGCGGTGGATCGACTTCAATCGCAGTATTCCGCGATGGTCATCTGCGTGCGGCATCCGTCATTCCAGTCGGAGGCGATCATGTAACGAAAGATTTGTCGATTGTCTTGAAAACTCCGACAGAGCAGGCTGAAAAAATCAAGCTCGAACATGGCCACGCGTTCTTCGACGACGCTTCTGAAGAAGAAGTATTCGAAGTGCCGGTGATCGGTTCGGATTCAAGAGAACAATACAGCCAAAAATACATATCTGAAATAATCGGAGTTCGCATGGAAGAACTTTTCGAATTGATTTTGGATGAGTTATATCGCCTCGGCATCGATGAGCTGCCTGGCGGTGTCGTATTGACAGGCGGAATGGCTAAAATGGACGGCCTTCCTGAATTGGCAAGAAGCATTCTCCAAACGCGGGTGCGCCTGTTCACGCCTGAATTCATCGGAGTTCGTGAGCCGCAATACACAACAGCGGTCGGATTGATCCAATACGCTTATGCAGAAGATTTATTCTACGGAAACGTCGGCCATAGTTCAGCGACTGCACATTCGCAGAAACCCGAGTATGTGGAGCAGCAGCCGAAAAAGCAAAAACAGCCGAAACAACCGAAACAGGATAACGAAGGTGTCGTAAGCAAAGCCAAAAAAATGTTTGATCGTTTTTTTGAATAA
- a CDS encoding small basic family protein yields the protein MWISILGLLLGISLGLLTDIQIPPEYASYLSIAVLASLDTLFGGIRAHLQQVYDDKVFVSGFFFNIVLAAGLAFLGVHLGVDLYLAAIFAFGVRLFQNIAVIRRILLSKWAEKKKLGEAN from the coding sequence ATGTGGATATCGATTCTAGGATTGCTGTTGGGCATTTCGCTCGGCTTGTTGACAGATATCCAAATACCGCCTGAATACGCCAGTTATTTATCGATAGCAGTGCTGGCTTCACTTGATACGCTGTTTGGGGGCATACGGGCCCATTTGCAGCAGGTATACGATGATAAAGTTTTCGTTTCGGGTTTTTTCTTCAATATTGTGCTTGCGGCAGGCCTCGCTTTTCTCGGCGTCCATTTAGGTGTAGATTTGTATTTGGCAGCCATTTTCGCGTTCGGCGTCCGGCTATTCCAGAATATTGCGGTGATCCGCCGCATTTTGCTTTCGAAATGGGCTGAAAAAAAGAAGCTTGGTGAGGCAAATTGA
- a CDS encoding DUF881 domain-containing protein, with translation MKKRITGRFTVILFVIGFMTATQYNTVNTDDSRDSRDTWEIRQQLSREKQLHSELLSEISLLDDTLGKYSDEATQDPEAVLKETVEDLRVSAGFSQVTGPGIELEISPSLEAIALGTEITEIPPDLLIRLVNEINRFNGIELAIAGERVINTTAIRDINGYTTVNTKPISTPPFTIGITATSMEEARKLASHLTASAIHDDFYIDDLTITISEPQEKLALPAFDGEINMEHLQAGEGE, from the coding sequence ATGAAAAAACGCATTACTGGCCGGTTTACGGTCATTCTTTTTGTCATCGGTTTCATGACTGCGACACAATACAATACTGTGAATACGGATGACAGCCGGGATTCCCGAGATACGTGGGAAATCCGCCAGCAATTATCGCGGGAAAAGCAACTGCATTCGGAATTGCTTTCGGAAATCAGTTTGCTTGATGATACACTCGGCAAGTATAGCGACGAGGCGACTCAAGATCCGGAGGCGGTGTTGAAAGAAACGGTCGAAGATTTACGGGTCTCCGCTGGATTTTCGCAAGTGACCGGCCCTGGAATCGAACTCGAGATCAGTCCATCCCTTGAAGCGATTGCGCTTGGAACCGAGATAACGGAAATTCCGCCGGATTTATTGATCCGCTTAGTGAATGAAATCAACCGCTTTAACGGCATCGAATTAGCGATCGCAGGCGAGCGTGTCATCAACACGACCGCCATACGCGATATCAATGGCTACACCACAGTGAACACAAAGCCAATCTCGACGCCGCCATTCACAATCGGCATTACGGCAACGAGCATGGAGGAAGCGCGGAAACTTGCAAGTCATCTGACGGCATCCGCGATTCATGATGATTTTTACATAGACGATTTGACGATAACTATTTCTGAGCCGCAGGAAAAATTGGCATTGCCGGCTTTTGATGGAGAAATCAATATGGAGCATCTTCAAGCCGGGGAGGGGGAGTAG
- a CDS encoding DUF881 domain-containing protein, protein MSKKNDRKSISKSIIFSLVFLVLGFIMAYSYSLSNQRETENDFTGASFFEQKEQYRKELIEQQERNKELRAELDDKQKAVQEFERSVVDGEENYTAYAREAEELRRFLGLVPVKGQGLKVTLQDGDYTADHVNPNDYIVHESHVFQVINELYISGAEAIAVNGQRIHGNSHIVCTGPVITVDGIQHPAPFTIEAIGSPDVLTASMKLSGGVQDQLVNDNIIVTLDSGQAIRMPALLSELDTGG, encoded by the coding sequence ATGTCGAAGAAGAATGACCGCAAAAGCATCAGCAAGTCGATCATCTTCTCGCTCGTTTTCTTGGTTCTCGGATTCATCATGGCCTATTCCTACAGTTTGTCGAACCAGCGGGAAACGGAAAATGATTTTACGGGAGCCAGCTTTTTCGAGCAAAAAGAACAATACCGTAAAGAATTGATCGAACAACAAGAGCGCAATAAAGAATTGCGCGCAGAGTTGGATGATAAGCAAAAAGCCGTCCAGGAATTCGAACGGTCTGTGGTGGATGGTGAGGAAAATTATACGGCATACGCCCGGGAGGCAGAAGAATTGAGACGCTTCCTCGGGCTTGTTCCGGTTAAAGGGCAAGGTTTGAAAGTAACTTTGCAGGATGGTGATTACACGGCTGACCATGTGAATCCGAACGACTATATTGTCCACGAAAGCCATGTATTTCAAGTGATTAACGAACTCTATATTTCTGGAGCAGAGGCCATTGCAGTGAACGGTCAGCGGATTCACGGCAATTCCCATATTGTCTGCACGGGCCCTGTCATCACAGTCGACGGCATCCAGCATCCTGCGCCATTCACCATCGAAGCGATCGGCAGCCCAGATGTTTTGACTGCCTCCATGAAGCTGTCGGGCGGCGTCCAGGACCAGCTCGTCAACGATAATATCATTGTAACGCTTGATTCAGGGCAAGCCATCCGCATGCCGGCACTTTTGTCGGAGTTGGATACAGGGGGATGA
- a CDS encoding cell division protein FtsQ/DivIB — MDKVIDIEERIPTLRERRRKRSNRKFAALLIVFVSLLFILLYSQSTYSEIRDIKVTGAELFDGESYKQASTLAVGDSMWSFDSGEIEQEIESLEWVESATVEKKWLSSVEIEIKEFVEMGYLDQGNSYQVVLSNGVVLNQPISVVEGPIFSNFEDEAKREALIEQLVKTDPEVQNLISQVILDTEEERADYITIYMNDGNEIKAILSTLAEKINYYPSVTAQLEDRKGIIDMEVGIYFRSYNDVFGLAEAGEELENVEEE, encoded by the coding sequence ATGGACAAAGTTATAGACATCGAAGAACGCATACCAACGCTCCGGGAGCGGCGCAGAAAAAGGTCGAACCGCAAGTTTGCGGCTTTATTGATCGTTTTCGTATCGTTGCTGTTCATTCTCTTATACAGCCAGTCCACTTACAGCGAAATTCGTGACATCAAAGTCACAGGCGCTGAATTATTCGATGGTGAGAGCTATAAGCAGGCCAGCACTTTGGCGGTTGGGGATTCGATGTGGTCATTTGACAGCGGGGAGATCGAACAAGAAATCGAATCGCTCGAGTGGGTCGAATCGGCAACTGTCGAAAAGAAATGGCTGAGCTCTGTTGAAATCGAAATCAAGGAATTTGTCGAGATGGGGTATTTGGACCAAGGCAATAGCTACCAGGTGGTCTTGTCGAATGGCGTCGTGCTCAATCAGCCAATCAGCGTCGTCGAAGGACCGATCTTTTCGAATTTCGAAGATGAAGCGAAACGGGAAGCGTTGATTGAACAATTGGTCAAAACCGACCCGGAAGTGCAGAACCTCATCTCCCAAGTTATTTTGGATACAGAAGAGGAACGTGCGGATTACATCACGATCTATATGAATGACGGAAACGAAATCAAGGCGATTCTATCGACTTTGGCAGAGAAGATTAATTATTATCCATCTGTCACCGCCCAACTGGAAGACCGCAAAGGCATTATCGACATGGAAGTCGGCATCTATTTCCGTTCCTATAACGATGTGTTTGGATTGGCGGAAGCGGGTGAGGAACTTGAAAATGTCGAAGAAGAATGA
- the murD gene encoding UDP-N-acetylmuramoyl-L-alanine--D-glutamate ligase, protein MKDLPQLHQKKVLVLGLAKSGFTAARLLHKLGAFVTVNDSKPFEENPEAQELLNLGVTVICGRHPEDLLDEGFELVIKNPGIPYRNHLIQKALEKDIPVWTEIELAYRISEAPFIGITGSNGKTTTTTLLFHMLNQDGKSPLIAGNIGTVASGVAEKATADHVIVTELSSFQLKGTESFRPHISIITNLYEAHLDYHGSLEDYIGSKKKITENQTAEDYFIYNADQQMLVDHAKTVKAQGIPFTLKDRTEESISADSEYIYWQGEPLIERKRIMLAGEHNLENILSATAAMLLSGGTKETIIRVLTSFTGVKHRSQFVGEWQGRRFYNDSKATNELATKSALEAFNDNIILLAGGLERQHSLEELRPYMDRVKVLVTFGETADRFAEFAESCHVPTVIKAGLMDDAVEKAVSSSSPEDTILLSPACASWDQYESFEVRGDAFIEAARKYTEANE, encoded by the coding sequence ATGAAAGATTTGCCGCAATTGCATCAAAAGAAAGTACTTGTGCTCGGATTGGCGAAAAGCGGCTTTACAGCTGCCCGCCTGTTACATAAACTCGGAGCATTCGTAACGGTCAATGATTCCAAGCCCTTCGAAGAAAATCCCGAAGCCCAGGAGCTATTGAATTTGGGTGTCACGGTCATTTGCGGGCGCCATCCGGAAGATTTGTTGGATGAAGGTTTCGAATTGGTCATCAAAAACCCAGGTATCCCATACCGCAACCACCTGATTCAAAAAGCTTTGGAAAAAGACATCCCGGTGTGGACGGAAATCGAGTTGGCTTACCGTATAAGCGAAGCGCCGTTTATCGGCATCACGGGATCGAACGGCAAAACCACGACGACGACCTTGTTGTTCCACATGCTCAACCAGGACGGCAAGTCACCGCTGATTGCAGGGAATATCGGCACGGTGGCAAGCGGCGTAGCAGAAAAAGCAACAGCTGACCACGTCATTGTCACTGAGCTTTCTTCCTTCCAATTAAAAGGGACGGAATCTTTCCGCCCACATATCTCGATCATCACCAATCTATACGAAGCGCATCTTGATTATCATGGATCGCTGGAAGATTATATCGGATCGAAAAAGAAAATCACAGAAAACCAGACTGCTGAAGATTATTTCATCTACAATGCTGACCAGCAAATGCTCGTAGACCATGCCAAGACGGTCAAAGCACAAGGCATTCCTTTCACATTGAAAGACCGTACAGAAGAAAGCATCAGCGCAGACAGCGAATATATTTATTGGCAAGGCGAGCCGTTGATCGAACGCAAACGGATCATGCTGGCAGGCGAGCACAATCTGGAGAATATTTTGTCCGCCACTGCGGCAATGCTTCTTTCCGGTGGAACGAAAGAAACCATCATCCGTGTATTGACTTCTTTCACTGGTGTCAAGCACCGTTCTCAATTTGTCGGGGAATGGCAAGGCAGACGGTTCTATAACGATTCGAAAGCTACGAATGAACTTGCCACTAAAAGTGCGCTGGAAGCTTTCAACGACAACATCATTTTGCTCGCGGGCGGACTGGAGCGACAGCATTCGCTGGAAGAATTGCGCCCATACATGGACCGCGTGAAAGTGCTCGTCACTTTCGGCGAAACGGCGGACCGTTTTGCTGAATTTGCAGAAAGCTGCCATGTCCCAACGGTCATCAAAGCCGGTTTGATGGACGATGCTGTCGAAAAAGCGGTCAGCAGTTCATCACCAGAGGATACGATCCTATTGTCTCCTGCTTGTGCGAGCTGGGATCAATACGAAAGTTTTGAAGTTCGGGGAGATGCGTTCATCGAAGCGGCCCGAAAATATACAGAAGCGAACGAATAA